The following coding sequences are from one Leptospira mayottensis 200901116 window:
- a CDS encoding acyl-CoA dehydrogenase family protein: MYQEFTEQQLEIRDQIRNFVKKEITHEVASHWDEENKHPEELINRMRKELGVNGLTIPEEYGGWGLGSVEQCLVTEELSRGCLGISLCFGYTGLGILPILKGASHEQKKKWLQPVIDGEYGISFCLSEPGAGSDVPGMSTTAVKKGDKWVINGTKQWITGGGSAGAYTVFAYTDKGRGTRGVSCFYVKRDTPGLTVGKKEDKLGIRASDTRQIIFEDCAVEEANMIGRENLGFIYALQTLNASRPYVAAMGVGVAQAALDYASKYARQREQFGSKISSFQAVQHMLADMSIGLETSRQVTYLAARMADADDPRLPKYSAIAKAHASETAMKCALDAVQIFGGYGYTKEYPVEKLMRDAKILCIFEGTTQIQKNEIAAYVIREAASAK, from the coding sequence ATGTACCAGGAATTTACCGAACAACAGCTTGAAATCAGAGACCAGATCCGTAATTTCGTGAAAAAAGAAATCACACATGAAGTTGCAAGTCACTGGGACGAAGAAAATAAACATCCCGAAGAACTCATTAATCGTATGAGAAAAGAATTGGGAGTCAACGGTTTGACCATCCCCGAAGAATACGGCGGTTGGGGACTTGGTTCTGTGGAACAGTGTCTTGTCACCGAAGAACTTTCCAGAGGATGCCTCGGAATTTCTCTTTGTTTTGGTTATACAGGTCTTGGAATTCTTCCTATCTTGAAAGGGGCTTCTCACGAGCAAAAGAAGAAGTGGTTACAACCGGTCATAGACGGAGAGTATGGAATTTCTTTCTGTCTTTCCGAGCCTGGTGCGGGATCCGACGTTCCAGGTATGAGTACGACTGCAGTTAAAAAAGGCGACAAGTGGGTCATCAACGGGACGAAACAATGGATCACTGGCGGTGGTAGTGCCGGTGCTTATACCGTATTTGCCTATACCGATAAGGGAAGAGGGACCAGGGGAGTGAGTTGTTTCTATGTGAAGAGAGATACTCCGGGTCTGACCGTCGGTAAAAAAGAAGACAAGCTCGGAATCCGTGCTTCCGATACTCGTCAGATTATTTTTGAAGATTGTGCCGTGGAAGAAGCGAACATGATCGGAAGAGAAAACTTAGGCTTTATTTATGCGCTTCAAACTCTAAACGCTTCTCGCCCGTATGTTGCGGCGATGGGAGTAGGTGTCGCTCAAGCGGCCCTCGACTATGCTTCCAAATATGCAAGGCAAAGAGAGCAATTTGGATCCAAGATCTCCAGCTTTCAAGCTGTTCAGCACATGCTTGCGGATATGTCCATCGGTTTGGAAACTTCCCGTCAAGTTACGTATCTTGCGGCGAGGATGGCCGACGCAGATGATCCGAGACTTCCCAAGTATTCTGCAATTGCAAAAGCTCACGCTTCCGAGACCGCGATGAAATGTGCTCTGGATGCGGTTCAAATTTTCGGCGGATACGGTTATACAAAAGAATATCCTGTCGAAAAACTGATGAGAGATGCGAAAATCCTTTGTATTTTCGAAGGAACCACTCAGATCCAGAAAAATGAGATTGCGGCTTACGTGATTCGTGAAGCGGCATCTGCTAAATAA
- a CDS encoding cytochrome-c peroxidase, producing MYRIVSVLFFIFFLLVSYNCKEPVQKAELESFVIKNIIHPNNNPYNKDKVELGKLLYFDKRLSFNGDTNCAICHSVEIQNSEKNSLPRNKIHHSPASSLTNVGLYKDVFIDPQAKDLEEIVKERIYTAVMLKDEKTVVARLNQISKYRELFEKAFGSPGITMDRIVKAISAFERTIISKNSRFDRYVMGEESALSPAQKRGLDVFMNKAKCSQCHKGPNFSDSEKHTSGLSGVTQKVRTPSLRDVSRKGEFMHNGGFTKLEDVVDHFVNGGAKDSIEDPLLKPMTITEEERKDLIEFLKSLEGESHPLEMPKIPRA from the coding sequence ATGTATAGGATTGTGTCCGTTTTGTTCTTTATTTTTTTTCTGCTCGTTTCTTATAACTGTAAAGAACCGGTTCAAAAAGCGGAACTGGAAAGTTTTGTTATAAAGAACATCATTCATCCCAATAACAACCCTTATAACAAGGATAAAGTGGAGTTGGGAAAACTGCTCTACTTTGATAAACGACTTTCATTCAATGGGGATACAAATTGTGCGATTTGTCATTCGGTGGAAATACAGAACTCGGAAAAAAATTCTTTACCTAGAAATAAAATTCACCATTCCCCGGCCTCTTCTCTTACAAATGTAGGTTTGTATAAGGATGTGTTTATCGATCCCCAGGCGAAAGATTTGGAAGAAATTGTAAAAGAAAGAATTTATACGGCGGTAATGCTCAAAGACGAGAAGACTGTCGTAGCGAGGCTCAATCAGATTTCGAAATACAGGGAACTTTTCGAAAAGGCATTCGGTTCTCCTGGAATTACGATGGATCGGATCGTAAAAGCGATTTCCGCGTTTGAAAGAACGATCATATCCAAGAATTCTAGATTCGATCGTTATGTGATGGGGGAAGAGTCTGCGCTTTCCCCCGCTCAGAAACGGGGCTTAGACGTGTTTATGAACAAGGCCAAATGCTCTCAATGTCATAAGGGGCCGAATTTTTCGGATTCTGAAAAACATACCAGTGGTCTTAGCGGAGTCACTCAAAAAGTAAGAACTCCGAGTCTTAGAGATGTGAGTAGGAAAGGCGAATTTATGCATAACGGAGGATTTACGAAGTTGGAAGACGTAGTAGATCATTTCGTAAATGGGGGGGCGAAGGATTCAATTGAAGACCCGCTTTTAAAACCTATGACGATTACGGAAGAAGAGAGAAAGGATCTGATAGAATTTCTGAAATCCCTCGAAGGGGAATCTCATCCATTAGAAATGCCTAAAATACCAAGGGCTTAA
- a CDS encoding porin OmpL1 has product MIRNMSKVLFALAVVFSSAASLSAKSYAIVGFGLQLDLGQLGGTITKDGLDAATYYGPVRSTNTCTVNANDPTCVQNPSKPAGEGNYVGVGTRRAIAAENRLITLDRTTGGIINARSTKGAMVGGNLMVGYESDFGKYFFWRVAAEYTQKITGGITKADIAGFNIVDITWGFSAIVIPATVGIKLNVTEDAAVYMGAGLNYFNGGWSLNGMNNIKGGHDILAAAGVTSVANLLADGTDPITTREHIRFRATGIAPNFLIGTQARVTDKGHVFLELETIMSAAYSVGKTQSIGGASTLAPFPTYPIVVGGQIYRFGYKHEL; this is encoded by the coding sequence ATGATTCGTAACATGAGTAAGGTGTTGTTTGCCCTAGCTGTGGTGTTTTCTTCGGCTGCGAGTCTTAGTGCAAAATCATATGCAATTGTAGGATTCGGGTTACAATTAGACCTGGGTCAATTAGGTGGAACAATTACTAAGGATGGTTTGGATGCTGCGACCTACTATGGTCCAGTTAGATCAACCAACACTTGTACAGTAAACGCAAATGATCCTACCTGTGTGCAAAACCCTTCTAAACCTGCGGGCGAAGGAAATTACGTAGGGGTCGGAACAAGAAGAGCAATTGCCGCTGAAAACCGACTGATTACCCTTGATAGAACAACAGGCGGTATTATCAATGCAAGATCTACCAAAGGTGCAATGGTCGGAGGAAACCTAATGGTGGGTTATGAATCCGATTTTGGGAAGTATTTCTTTTGGAGAGTTGCCGCAGAATATACACAGAAGATCACAGGTGGTATCACAAAAGCTGATATTGCAGGTTTCAATATTGTCGACATTACTTGGGGATTCAGTGCCATTGTAATTCCTGCTACCGTGGGTATCAAATTGAATGTTACCGAAGATGCCGCGGTTTATATGGGTGCCGGTTTGAACTACTTCAACGGTGGATGGTCCTTAAATGGAATGAACAATATCAAAGGTGGTCATGATATTTTAGCCGCTGCCGGAGTTACAAGCGTTGCAAACTTATTAGCCGATGGAACCGATCCAATTACTACTCGAGAACATATTCGATTCAGAGCCACTGGAATCGCTCCGAACTTTTTAATCGGAACTCAAGCAAGAGTAACTGATAAAGGTCACGTATTCTTAGAACTGGAAACGATAATGTCTGCTGCTTATTCAGTCGGTAAAACGCAATCCATAGGAGGAGCTTCTACTCTTGCTCCTTTTCCCACTTATCCGATCGTCGTCGGTGGACAAATTTATAGATTTGGCTATAAACACGAACTCTAA
- a CDS encoding acetyl-CoA C-acetyltransferase: MSNAYVIDAVRTPRGKGKKRGTLASIHPQELSAATLNAIQERNGIKPEIVEEVVMGCVSQVDDQAACIARYAVMSALWPNSVPGYTVNRFCGSGLQAVNNAANHVQSGSMQIALGGGVESMSRVKMGADMNGRDFNIGNPNIQKHYNLVPQGISADLIATKFGISREEADRFAESSQIKADKAIKEGYFKKSIIPVKTEDGAIVDTDENPRIESTFEWLSDLAPVFKTIGEKELDAIALKSYPEIQKIHHIHTLGNSSGIVDGAASVLLASDEGIKKYGLKPRAKIVAMASTGEDPTIMLTGPVSASKKALAIAGLKADDIDLWEINEAFASVVLYTQKSLNIPLEKINVNGGSISLGHPLGATGAILLGTALDELERRQKRYALITLCIGGGMGIATIIERV; encoded by the coding sequence ATGTCAAACGCCTATGTAATCGACGCGGTCAGAACCCCGAGAGGAAAAGGAAAAAAAAGAGGGACCCTGGCAAGCATTCACCCGCAGGAACTCTCTGCCGCAACCTTAAATGCGATCCAAGAAAGAAACGGAATCAAACCTGAAATTGTTGAAGAGGTCGTTATGGGATGCGTATCTCAAGTGGACGATCAAGCGGCTTGCATTGCACGTTATGCGGTCATGTCTGCACTCTGGCCGAACTCAGTCCCTGGTTATACCGTAAACCGTTTCTGCGGTTCCGGACTTCAAGCAGTCAACAACGCCGCTAATCACGTTCAATCCGGTTCCATGCAAATCGCCCTCGGCGGTGGAGTTGAATCAATGTCCCGTGTAAAAATGGGAGCCGATATGAACGGAAGAGACTTTAATATCGGAAATCCGAATATTCAAAAACACTATAATTTGGTGCCTCAAGGGATTTCTGCGGATTTGATCGCAACTAAGTTCGGAATTTCCCGTGAGGAAGCGGATCGTTTTGCGGAATCGTCTCAAATCAAAGCGGACAAAGCGATCAAAGAAGGTTACTTCAAAAAATCCATCATTCCAGTAAAAACCGAAGACGGCGCCATAGTCGATACGGATGAAAATCCGAGAATCGAATCCACTTTCGAATGGCTCTCCGATTTGGCTCCGGTTTTCAAAACGATCGGCGAGAAAGAATTGGATGCGATTGCGCTAAAATCCTACCCAGAAATTCAGAAGATCCATCACATACACACGTTAGGCAACTCTTCTGGAATAGTAGATGGTGCGGCTTCGGTTCTTCTTGCTTCGGACGAAGGGATCAAAAAATACGGACTCAAACCTCGAGCCAAAATCGTTGCAATGGCTTCCACAGGTGAAGACCCTACAATCATGTTAACAGGCCCGGTTTCCGCTTCTAAAAAAGCGTTAGCGATAGCTGGACTCAAGGCCGACGATATTGATCTTTGGGAAATCAACGAAGCGTTCGCTTCCGTGGTTCTTTACACTCAGAAATCTCTCAATATTCCTCTGGAAAAAATCAACGTCAACGGGGGTTCCATTTCTCTCGGGCATCCTCTTGGAGCAACTGGTGCGATTCTTCTCGGAACCGCATTAGACGAACTTGAAAGAAGGCAAAAGCGTTATGCGCTGATTACCCTTTGTATTGGAGGAGGAATGGGAATCGCGACAATCATAGAAAGAGTATAG